A DNA window from Pyrus communis chromosome 3, drPyrComm1.1, whole genome shotgun sequence contains the following coding sequences:
- the LOC137729830 gene encoding small ribosomal subunit protein uS14z/uS14y/uS14x — translation MGHSNVWNSHPKNYGPGSRTCRVCGNPHGLIRKYGLMCCRQCFRSNAKEIGFIKYR, via the exons ATGGGGCACTCGAACGTCTGGAACTCCCACCCTAAGAACTACGGCCCTGGATCCCGTACCTG TCGCGTGTGTGGAAACCCTCATGGTTTGATCAGGAAGTACGGCCTCATGTGCTGCAGGCAGTGCTTCCGCAGCAATGCCAAGGAAATCGGCTTCATCAAG TACCGTTAA